The proteins below come from a single Balaenoptera acutorostrata chromosome 2, mBalAcu1.1, whole genome shotgun sequence genomic window:
- the ATP8B3 gene encoding phospholipid-transporting ATPase IK isoform X2 has protein sequence MSNLYFLLIIILQGIPEISTLPWFTLFAPLVGLLTIRATRDLVDDIGRHRSDRNINNRPCQILMGKSFLWRKWKNLCVGDVVCLHKDSIVPADLVLLASTEPSSLCYVETADIDGETNLKFRQAPTITHHELTSIRKMASFQGKVVCEEPNSRMHHFVGCLEWKGKKYPLDSGNILLRGCKIRNTDTCYGLVIYAGFDTKIMKNCGKIHLKRTKIDHLMNRLVVLIFLSMVVISAVLTLGFRYKVREFKAKHHYVSAQHVRSEATQTFFIFWGFLVLLSVMVPMAMFILAEFIHLGNSIFINWDERMYYEPQDLPAKARSTSLNDLLGQVEYIFSDKTGTLTQNVMTFKKCCINGVIYGSEEEDTLLKEDPYLWNKFADGKLHFRNAELLQAVRANQDRRVREFWRVLAICHTVMVQEKNNQLLYQAASPDEEALVTAARNFGYVFLARTQNSITVMELGEERVYQVLAMMDFNSVRKRMSVLVRNPEGSIYLYTKGADTVIYERLQKKGLMERTTEEALASFAEQTLRTLCVACKEVDEDMYEEWRQRHQEASILLQNRAHALHQVYEEMEQNLQLLGATAIEDRLQDGVLDTIKCLKQGNIKVWVLTGDKQETAVNIGFACQLLSENMIILEEKEIVRILEVYWESNNSLQGGKKGHLKKQLPLQVKMALVINGEFLDQLLLSLRKEPRALVQNVSLDEEEPWQEPGEERADFLQARRLSLMWRVLGIQLWNTGLAPQDKGYKALESAEVRRERAFVELASRCQAVICCRVTPKQKALIVALVKKYQDVVTLAIGDGANDVSMIKTADIGVGLAGQEGMQAVQNSDYVLAQFCFLRRLLLVHGRWSYMRVCKFLRYFIYKTLASMMVQIWFAFYSGFTAQPLYEGWFLALFNLLYTTLPVLYIGLFEQDVSAERSLELPELYMAGQKDELFNYWVFLQAIAHGTATSLVNFFMTLWISRDSAGPVSFSDYQSFAVIVALSGLLSITMEIILITKYWTVLSVLAIFFSLGFYGVMTWLTQSIWLFKVSPKTFPFLYADLSVLSQPPILLVILLNVSLNTLPVLAFRIIYQALQKPGPKEEEEKTTSEEIITVEPIPHVLREARTRRSSYAFSHREGYADLITQGTILRRSPGVNSDMLVDHTRPPDELPSSMEDSSWYPRKMSFLGRNRRQHQGKVSSEDVQPASEVSSSLPVDGQSSPYQESQHSLTKNRLSGSLQEKLPKRQERSLSYEPWPYTPESLPPTKETPLSAEESQMTSSESQMLPSSQLSLKSQSAHLQEKTSLWKIRKLSWKNWPYTWQKEPGPPKEGTVPVSNSNLTALMETPPPTARGSSTSEQPVEVEPSPVERQPSPMEWLPGPSKGQTPPDLAGLPPSPEEQQ, from the exons ATGTCCAACCTCTACTTCCTTCTCATCATCATCCTCCAG GGCATCCCCGAGATCTCCACGCTGCCCTGGTTCACTCTGTTCGCCCCGCTTGTCGGCCTCCTCACCATCCGGGCCACCCGAGACCTGGTGGATGACATT GGGCGACACAGGAGCGACAGGAACATCAACAACAGGCCATGCCAGATCCTGATGGGGAAGAG CTTCCTGTGGAGAAAGTGGAAGAATCTGTGTGTAGGAGATGTGGTCTGTCTGCACAAAGACAGCATTGTCCCG GCCGACTTGGTCTTGCTGGCCAGCACGGAGCCCAGCAGCTTGTGCTACGTAGAGACGGCTGACATCGACGG GGAGACCAACTTGAAGTTCAGGCAGGCCCCGACGATCACCCACCACGAGCTGACCAGTATAAGGAAGATGGCGTCCTTCCAAG GCAAAGTGGTGTGTGAGGAACCCAACAGCCGGATGCACCACTTTGTGGGGTGCCTGGAGTGGAAGGGCAAGAAATACCCCCTGGATAGCGGCAACATCCTCCTGCGCGGCTGCAAGATCCGGAACACGGACACCTGCTATGGACTGGTCATCTACGCCG GTTTTGACACAAAGATCATGAAGAACTGTGGCAAGATCCATCTGAAGAGAACGAAGATAGACCATCTGATGAACAGACTGGTGGTCCTG ATCTTTCTGTCCATGGTGGTAATCTCCGCGGTCCTGACCTTGGGCTTCCGGTACAAGGTGAGGGAGTTCAAGGCCAAGCACCACTACGTGTCTGCCCAGCACGTGCGCAGCGAGGCCACCCAGACCTTCTTCATCTTCTGGGGCTTCCTCGTCCTGCTCAGCGTCATGGTGCCCATGGCCATGTTCATCCT GGCCGAGTTCATCCACCTGGGAAACAGCATCTTCATCAACTGGGATGAGCGTATGTACTACGAGCCCCAGGACTTGCCCGCCAAAGCGCGAAGCACCAGCCTCAACGACCTGCTGGGCCAGGTGGAGTACATCTTCTCCGACAAGACGGGAACGCTCACACAGAACGTCATGACCTTCAAGAAGTGCTGCATCAACGGCGTTATCTACG GCTCAGAGGAAGAGGACACCCTACTCAAG gAGGACCCCTACCTCTGGAACAAGTTTGCCGACGGGAAGCTGCACTTCCGCAACGCGGAGCTCCTGCAGGCTGTGCGGGCCAACCAGGACCGGAGGGTGCGCGAGTTCTGGCGCGTACTGGCCATCTGCCACACGGTGATGGTGCAGGAGAAGAACA ACCAGCTGTTGTACCAGGCAGCTTCCCCAGACGAGGAGGCGCTGGTCACGGCGGCCCGGAATTTCGgctacgtgttcctggcacgcaCGCAGAACAGCATCACTGTGATGGAGCTGGGAGAGGAGCGGGTGTACCAGGTCCTGGCCATGATGGACTTCAACAGCGTGCGCAAGCGGATGTCGGTGCTGG TCCGCAACCCCGAGGGCTCCATCTACCTGTACACCAAAGGGGCCGACACAGTCATCTATGAGCGCCTGCAGAAGAAAGGCCTGATGGAGCGGACCACGGAGGAGGCCTTGGCC TCCTTCGCCGAGCAGACCCTGCGGACACTGTGCGTGGCCTGCAAGGAGGTGGACGAAGACATGTACGAAGAGTGGCGCCAGCGGCACCAGGAAGCCAGCATCCTGCTGCAGAACCGTGCCCACGCCCTGCACCAGGTGTACGAGGAGATGGAGCAGAACCTCCAG CTGCTGGGAGCCACAGCCATCGAGGACAGGCTCCAGGACGGTGTCCTCGACACCATCAAGTGTCTCAAGCAGGGGAACATCAAAGTGTGGGTTCTCACAGGGGACAAGCAAG AGACAGCGGTGAACATCGGCTTTGCCTGCCAGCTGCTCTCGGAGAACATGATCATTCTGGAGGAGAAGGAGATTGT GCGGATCCTGGAGGTCTACTGGGAGAGCAACAATAGCCTGCAGGGTGGCAAGAAGGGCCACCTGAAGAAACAGCTCCCCCTGCAGGTCAAAATGGCCTTGGTCATTAACGGGGAGTTCCTG GACCAGCTGCTGCTCTCCCTGCGCAAGGAGCCCCGGGCCCTGGTCCAGAACGTGAGCTTGGATGAGGAGGAGCCCTGGCAGGAGCCCGGAGAGGAGAGGGCGGACTTCCTGCAGGCCAGGCGCCTGTCCCTGATGTGGCGGGTCCTTGGGATCCAGCTGTGGAACACGGGGCTGGCACCGCAGGACAAGGGCTACAAAGCCCTTGAGAGCGCCGAGGTGCGACGGGAGCGGGCCTTCGTGGAGCTGGCCTCCCGGTGCCAAGCGGTCATCTGCTGCCGGGTGACGCCCAAGCAGAAGGCCTTGATCGTGGCACTGGTCAAGAAATACCAGGACGTGGTGACCCTGGCCATCGGGGACGGGGCCAATGACGTCAGCATGATCAAGA CTGCGGACATTGGCGTGGGGCTGGCGGGTCAGGAGGGCATGCAGGCGGTGCAGAACAGCGACTATGTGCTGGCCCAGTTCTGCTTCCTGCGGCGGCTGCTGCTGGTGCATGGCCGTTGGTCCTACATGCGCGTCTGCAAGTTCCTGCGCTACTTTATCTACAAGACGCTGGCCAGCATGATGGTCCAGATCTGGTTCGCTTTCTACAGCGGCTTCACTGCCCAG cCTCTGTATGAAGGCTGGTTCCTGGCGCTCTTCAACCTGCTATACACCACCCTCCCGGTTCTCTACATTGGGCTCTTCGAGCAG GACGTGAGCGCCGAGCGGAGCCTGGAGTTGCCCGAGCTGTATATGGCGGGCCAGAAGGACGAGCTCTTCAACTACTGGGTCTTTCTCCAAGCCATCGCCCACGGCACGGCCACGTCCCTGGTCAACTTCTTCATGACCCTGTGGATCAGCCGGGACTCAGCTGGGCCTGTCAGCTTCAGTGACTATCAGTCTTTCGCGGTGATCGTGGCCCTGTCGGGACTGCTGTCCATCACCATGGAG ATCATCCTCATCACCAAGTACTGGACCGTCCTGTCTGTGCTGGCCATTTTCTTCAGCCTCGGCTTCTACGGGGTCATGACCTGGCTCACCCAGAGCATCTGGCTCTTCAAAGTCTCCCCCAAGACCTTCCCATTTCTGT ACGCTGACCTCAGCGTGCTGTCCCAGCCCCCCATCCTGCTGGTGATCCTGCTGAACGTGTCACTGAACACCCTGCCCGTGCTGGCCTTCCGCATCATCTACCAAGCCCTCCAGAAGCCAGGGCCCAAG gaggaggaggagaagaccaCAAGTGAGGAGATCATTACCGTGGAGCCCATACCCCATGTCCTCCGGGAGGCACGGACCCGGCGCTCCAGCTATGCCTTCTCCCACCGGGAGGGCTATGCGGACCTCATCACGCAGGGCACAATTCTGCGGAGGTCACCAGGGGTCAACAGCGACATGCTGGTTGATCACACGAGGCCACCTGATGAACTGCCCTCGAGCATGGAGGATTCCTCCTGGTACCCCAGGAAGATGTCGTTCCTGGGGAGGAACAGGCGCCAGCACCAGGGGAAGGTGTCCTCCGAGGATGTGCAGCCTGCCTCTGAGGTGAGCTCATCCTTGCCTGTAGATGGGCAGTCCTCTCCTTATCAGGAGAGCCAGCACTCTCTCACCAAAAACCGGCTGTCCGGGTCTCTCCAGGAgaagctgccgaagaggcaggaGAGGTCACTGTCATATGAGCCGTGGCCATATACTCCCGAGAGTCTGCCACCTACCAAGGAGACACCACTATCAGCGGAGGAGAGCCAGATGACATCTTCTGAGAGCCAGATGCTGCCTTCAAGCCAGCTGTCTTTGAAGAGCCAGTCAGCACACTTGCAGGAGAAGACATCCCTCTGGAAGATCCGGAAACTGTCCTGGAAGAACTGGCCATACACCTGGCAAAAGGAGCCCGGGCCCCCCAAGGAGGGGACGGTGCCAGTTTCCAACTCGAACCTCACTGCTCTGATGGAAACTCCGCCACCAACTGCGAGAGGATCATCCACCAGCGAGCAGCCAGTGGAGGTGGAGCCCTCACCTGTGGAGAGGCAGCCGTCACCCATGGAGTGGCTGCCAGGGCCCAGCAAGGGTCAAACTCCACCTGATCTGGCAGGGCTGCCGCCCTCGCCTGAGGAACAGCAGTGA
- the ATP8B3 gene encoding phospholipid-transporting ATPase IK isoform X1, producing MGSLAYREDPEEEKNSEFTWEVQANNRSYNNQFKEKVFLCWQRKKYKRNVIHTAKYNVFSFLPLNLYEQFHRMSNLYFLLIIILQGIPEISTLPWFTLFAPLVGLLTIRATRDLVDDIGRHRSDRNINNRPCQILMGKSFLWRKWKNLCVGDVVCLHKDSIVPADLVLLASTEPSSLCYVETADIDGETNLKFRQAPTITHHELTSIRKMASFQGKVVCEEPNSRMHHFVGCLEWKGKKYPLDSGNILLRGCKIRNTDTCYGLVIYAGFDTKIMKNCGKIHLKRTKIDHLMNRLVVLIFLSMVVISAVLTLGFRYKVREFKAKHHYVSAQHVRSEATQTFFIFWGFLVLLSVMVPMAMFILAEFIHLGNSIFINWDERMYYEPQDLPAKARSTSLNDLLGQVEYIFSDKTGTLTQNVMTFKKCCINGVIYGSEEEDTLLKEDPYLWNKFADGKLHFRNAELLQAVRANQDRRVREFWRVLAICHTVMVQEKNNQLLYQAASPDEEALVTAARNFGYVFLARTQNSITVMELGEERVYQVLAMMDFNSVRKRMSVLVRNPEGSIYLYTKGADTVIYERLQKKGLMERTTEEALASFAEQTLRTLCVACKEVDEDMYEEWRQRHQEASILLQNRAHALHQVYEEMEQNLQLLGATAIEDRLQDGVLDTIKCLKQGNIKVWVLTGDKQETAVNIGFACQLLSENMIILEEKEIVRILEVYWESNNSLQGGKKGHLKKQLPLQVKMALVINGEFLDQLLLSLRKEPRALVQNVSLDEEEPWQEPGEERADFLQARRLSLMWRVLGIQLWNTGLAPQDKGYKALESAEVRRERAFVELASRCQAVICCRVTPKQKALIVALVKKYQDVVTLAIGDGANDVSMIKTADIGVGLAGQEGMQAVQNSDYVLAQFCFLRRLLLVHGRWSYMRVCKFLRYFIYKTLASMMVQIWFAFYSGFTAQPLYEGWFLALFNLLYTTLPVLYIGLFEQDVSAERSLELPELYMAGQKDELFNYWVFLQAIAHGTATSLVNFFMTLWISRDSAGPVSFSDYQSFAVIVALSGLLSITMEIILITKYWTVLSVLAIFFSLGFYGVMTWLTQSIWLFKVSPKTFPFLYADLSVLSQPPILLVILLNVSLNTLPVLAFRIIYQALQKPGPKEEEEKTTSEEIITVEPIPHVLREARTRRSSYAFSHREGYADLITQGTILRRSPGVNSDMLVDHTRPPDELPSSMEDSSWYPRKMSFLGRNRRQHQGKVSSEDVQPASEEKLPKRQERSLSYEPWPYTPESLPPTKETPLSAEESQMTSSESQMLPSSQLSLKSQSAHLQEKTSLWKIRKLSWKNWPYTWQKEPGPPKEGTVPVSNSNLTALMETPPPTARGSSTSEQPVEVEPSPVERQPSPMEWLPGPSKGQTPPDLAGLPPSPEEQQ from the exons ATGGGCAGCCTCGCGTACCGAGAAGACCCTGAGGAGGAGAAGAACTCAG AGTTCACCTGGGAGGTGCAAGCCAACAACCGGTCCTACAACAACCAGTTCAAGGAGAAGGTCTTCCTGTGCTGGCAGAGGAAGAAGTACAAG AGGAACGTCATCCACACGGCCAAGTACAACGTCTTCTCCTTCCTGCCCTTGAACCTGTACGAGCAGTTCCACCGCATGTCCAACCTCTACTTCCTTCTCATCATCATCCTCCAG GGCATCCCCGAGATCTCCACGCTGCCCTGGTTCACTCTGTTCGCCCCGCTTGTCGGCCTCCTCACCATCCGGGCCACCCGAGACCTGGTGGATGACATT GGGCGACACAGGAGCGACAGGAACATCAACAACAGGCCATGCCAGATCCTGATGGGGAAGAG CTTCCTGTGGAGAAAGTGGAAGAATCTGTGTGTAGGAGATGTGGTCTGTCTGCACAAAGACAGCATTGTCCCG GCCGACTTGGTCTTGCTGGCCAGCACGGAGCCCAGCAGCTTGTGCTACGTAGAGACGGCTGACATCGACGG GGAGACCAACTTGAAGTTCAGGCAGGCCCCGACGATCACCCACCACGAGCTGACCAGTATAAGGAAGATGGCGTCCTTCCAAG GCAAAGTGGTGTGTGAGGAACCCAACAGCCGGATGCACCACTTTGTGGGGTGCCTGGAGTGGAAGGGCAAGAAATACCCCCTGGATAGCGGCAACATCCTCCTGCGCGGCTGCAAGATCCGGAACACGGACACCTGCTATGGACTGGTCATCTACGCCG GTTTTGACACAAAGATCATGAAGAACTGTGGCAAGATCCATCTGAAGAGAACGAAGATAGACCATCTGATGAACAGACTGGTGGTCCTG ATCTTTCTGTCCATGGTGGTAATCTCCGCGGTCCTGACCTTGGGCTTCCGGTACAAGGTGAGGGAGTTCAAGGCCAAGCACCACTACGTGTCTGCCCAGCACGTGCGCAGCGAGGCCACCCAGACCTTCTTCATCTTCTGGGGCTTCCTCGTCCTGCTCAGCGTCATGGTGCCCATGGCCATGTTCATCCT GGCCGAGTTCATCCACCTGGGAAACAGCATCTTCATCAACTGGGATGAGCGTATGTACTACGAGCCCCAGGACTTGCCCGCCAAAGCGCGAAGCACCAGCCTCAACGACCTGCTGGGCCAGGTGGAGTACATCTTCTCCGACAAGACGGGAACGCTCACACAGAACGTCATGACCTTCAAGAAGTGCTGCATCAACGGCGTTATCTACG GCTCAGAGGAAGAGGACACCCTACTCAAG gAGGACCCCTACCTCTGGAACAAGTTTGCCGACGGGAAGCTGCACTTCCGCAACGCGGAGCTCCTGCAGGCTGTGCGGGCCAACCAGGACCGGAGGGTGCGCGAGTTCTGGCGCGTACTGGCCATCTGCCACACGGTGATGGTGCAGGAGAAGAACA ACCAGCTGTTGTACCAGGCAGCTTCCCCAGACGAGGAGGCGCTGGTCACGGCGGCCCGGAATTTCGgctacgtgttcctggcacgcaCGCAGAACAGCATCACTGTGATGGAGCTGGGAGAGGAGCGGGTGTACCAGGTCCTGGCCATGATGGACTTCAACAGCGTGCGCAAGCGGATGTCGGTGCTGG TCCGCAACCCCGAGGGCTCCATCTACCTGTACACCAAAGGGGCCGACACAGTCATCTATGAGCGCCTGCAGAAGAAAGGCCTGATGGAGCGGACCACGGAGGAGGCCTTGGCC TCCTTCGCCGAGCAGACCCTGCGGACACTGTGCGTGGCCTGCAAGGAGGTGGACGAAGACATGTACGAAGAGTGGCGCCAGCGGCACCAGGAAGCCAGCATCCTGCTGCAGAACCGTGCCCACGCCCTGCACCAGGTGTACGAGGAGATGGAGCAGAACCTCCAG CTGCTGGGAGCCACAGCCATCGAGGACAGGCTCCAGGACGGTGTCCTCGACACCATCAAGTGTCTCAAGCAGGGGAACATCAAAGTGTGGGTTCTCACAGGGGACAAGCAAG AGACAGCGGTGAACATCGGCTTTGCCTGCCAGCTGCTCTCGGAGAACATGATCATTCTGGAGGAGAAGGAGATTGT GCGGATCCTGGAGGTCTACTGGGAGAGCAACAATAGCCTGCAGGGTGGCAAGAAGGGCCACCTGAAGAAACAGCTCCCCCTGCAGGTCAAAATGGCCTTGGTCATTAACGGGGAGTTCCTG GACCAGCTGCTGCTCTCCCTGCGCAAGGAGCCCCGGGCCCTGGTCCAGAACGTGAGCTTGGATGAGGAGGAGCCCTGGCAGGAGCCCGGAGAGGAGAGGGCGGACTTCCTGCAGGCCAGGCGCCTGTCCCTGATGTGGCGGGTCCTTGGGATCCAGCTGTGGAACACGGGGCTGGCACCGCAGGACAAGGGCTACAAAGCCCTTGAGAGCGCCGAGGTGCGACGGGAGCGGGCCTTCGTGGAGCTGGCCTCCCGGTGCCAAGCGGTCATCTGCTGCCGGGTGACGCCCAAGCAGAAGGCCTTGATCGTGGCACTGGTCAAGAAATACCAGGACGTGGTGACCCTGGCCATCGGGGACGGGGCCAATGACGTCAGCATGATCAAGA CTGCGGACATTGGCGTGGGGCTGGCGGGTCAGGAGGGCATGCAGGCGGTGCAGAACAGCGACTATGTGCTGGCCCAGTTCTGCTTCCTGCGGCGGCTGCTGCTGGTGCATGGCCGTTGGTCCTACATGCGCGTCTGCAAGTTCCTGCGCTACTTTATCTACAAGACGCTGGCCAGCATGATGGTCCAGATCTGGTTCGCTTTCTACAGCGGCTTCACTGCCCAG cCTCTGTATGAAGGCTGGTTCCTGGCGCTCTTCAACCTGCTATACACCACCCTCCCGGTTCTCTACATTGGGCTCTTCGAGCAG GACGTGAGCGCCGAGCGGAGCCTGGAGTTGCCCGAGCTGTATATGGCGGGCCAGAAGGACGAGCTCTTCAACTACTGGGTCTTTCTCCAAGCCATCGCCCACGGCACGGCCACGTCCCTGGTCAACTTCTTCATGACCCTGTGGATCAGCCGGGACTCAGCTGGGCCTGTCAGCTTCAGTGACTATCAGTCTTTCGCGGTGATCGTGGCCCTGTCGGGACTGCTGTCCATCACCATGGAG ATCATCCTCATCACCAAGTACTGGACCGTCCTGTCTGTGCTGGCCATTTTCTTCAGCCTCGGCTTCTACGGGGTCATGACCTGGCTCACCCAGAGCATCTGGCTCTTCAAAGTCTCCCCCAAGACCTTCCCATTTCTGT ACGCTGACCTCAGCGTGCTGTCCCAGCCCCCCATCCTGCTGGTGATCCTGCTGAACGTGTCACTGAACACCCTGCCCGTGCTGGCCTTCCGCATCATCTACCAAGCCCTCCAGAAGCCAGGGCCCAAG gaggaggaggagaagaccaCAAGTGAGGAGATCATTACCGTGGAGCCCATACCCCATGTCCTCCGGGAGGCACGGACCCGGCGCTCCAGCTATGCCTTCTCCCACCGGGAGGGCTATGCGGACCTCATCACGCAGGGCACAATTCTGCGGAGGTCACCAGGGGTCAACAGCGACATGCTGGTTGATCACACGAGGCCACCTGATGAACTGCCCTCGAGCATGGAGGATTCCTCCTGGTACCCCAGGAAGATGTCGTTCCTGGGGAGGAACAGGCGCCAGCACCAGGGGAAGGTGTCCTCCGAGGATGTGCAGCCTGCCTCTGAG GAgaagctgccgaagaggcaggaGAGGTCACTGTCATATGAGCCGTGGCCATATACTCCCGAGAGTCTGCCACCTACCAAGGAGACACCACTATCAGCGGAGGAGAGCCAGATGACATCTTCTGAGAGCCAGATGCTGCCTTCAAGCCAGCTGTCTTTGAAGAGCCAGTCAGCACACTTGCAGGAGAAGACATCCCTCTGGAAGATCCGGAAACTGTCCTGGAAGAACTGGCCATACACCTGGCAAAAGGAGCCCGGGCCCCCCAAGGAGGGGACGGTGCCAGTTTCCAACTCGAACCTCACTGCTCTGATGGAAACTCCGCCACCAACTGCGAGAGGATCATCCACCAGCGAGCAGCCAGTGGAGGTGGAGCCCTCACCTGTGGAGAGGCAGCCGTCACCCATGGAGTGGCTGCCAGGGCCCAGCAAGGGTCAAACTCCACCTGATCTGGCAGGGCTGCCGCCCTCGCCTGAGGAACAGCAGTGA